In Campylobacter concisus, a single window of DNA contains:
- a CDS encoding FecCD family ABC transporter permease, translating into MLFFSLGIVCYEISYAQIFEFIRSAILNEQPSDEQGYTVFTLIRLPRVLFAILVGAALASSGAVYQGLFKNPLVSPDILGVSSGAAVGASVAIILNFNYIGVQLNAFACGLFAVFAVVFISSVIVKSRLNLLVMVLTGIVISSLFGALSSLIKFLADSEDKLPEVTFWLMGSLARSGGYKNLALLFCVVMICLVPLFMLRYKLNTLSFGEEEARAMGLNVKFYNIIIIIASTLLTATCVSFCGIVGWVGLVIPHIMRFVVGANFITLFPASLLGEGLFLLIVDTTSRSLMASEIPLGVITSLVGAPLFVYLLYKSKKGFA; encoded by the coding sequence GTGCTCTTTTTTTCATTAGGTATCGTATGCTACGAGATAAGTTACGCTCAAATTTTTGAGTTTATAAGATCGGCTATTTTAAACGAGCAACCAAGCGACGAGCAAGGCTACACGGTCTTTACGCTCATTCGCTTGCCAAGGGTGCTTTTTGCCATCTTAGTTGGAGCAGCGCTTGCTAGCTCTGGAGCTGTCTATCAAGGTCTTTTTAAAAATCCTTTAGTCTCGCCTGACATCCTTGGCGTCTCAAGTGGCGCAGCTGTGGGAGCTAGCGTGGCTATCATCTTAAATTTTAACTACATAGGCGTGCAGCTTAACGCATTTGCTTGCGGTCTGTTTGCGGTTTTTGCCGTCGTTTTTATAAGTAGCGTCATCGTAAAGAGCAGGCTAAATTTACTCGTGATGGTGCTAACTGGCATCGTCATCTCATCTCTTTTTGGAGCGCTTAGCTCGCTTATAAAATTCCTAGCTGACAGCGAAGACAAACTGCCAGAAGTTACTTTTTGGCTGATGGGAAGCCTAGCAAGAAGCGGTGGATATAAAAATTTAGCTCTACTTTTTTGCGTAGTTATGATCTGTCTTGTGCCGCTTTTCATGCTTCGATACAAGCTAAATACGCTTAGTTTTGGCGAAGAAGAGGCTAGGGCTATGGGGCTAAATGTCAAATTTTACAACATCATAATCATCATCGCCTCAACACTTCTAACCGCTACTTGCGTCTCATTTTGCGGCATCGTGGGCTGGGTGGGTCTCGTCATCCCTCACATCATGCGCTTTGTCGTGGGGGCAAATTTTATCACACTTTTTCCAGCTTCGCTGCTTGGCGAAGGGCTATTTTTACTGATAGTTGATACCACTTCACGCAGTCTAATGGCAAGCGAGATCCCACTTGGCGTCATCACTTCGCTAGTTGGCGCGCCTCTTTTTGTCTATCTGCTCTATAAAAGCAAAAAGGGTTTTGCGTGA
- a CDS encoding methyltransferase domain-containing protein → MRDVGCGPVRLGVPLAKLAKSVSALDPFAKMLEYAKKMQKRLE, encoded by the coding sequence ATGAGAGACGTGGGATGTGGCCCAGTAAGACTTGGCGTGCCACTTGCAAAGCTAGCAAAGAGTGTAAGCGCGCTAGATCCGTTTGCAAAAATGCTTGAATACGCTAAAAAAATGCAAAAGAGGCTGGAGTAA
- a CDS encoding TonB-dependent receptor, which produces MCCAFDVQWFLSQVFAVQTTKLEGIEVNSVSDNISESGIDEGILSKRVAAGPLADKKVIDMPYQVNTISKEVLDNQGVQGFEDAVRYFPSAQIQYRGGGDVGRPQTRGFQGSVAGNVLWDGFYASSTTAIPMAMFESLQIQNGLAGSLYGGATPSGYFLYSRKRPVPLQNVIWTDYSSRSNLGVGLDTSNKFEKVGYRGVFYYSGGEKNAKDSKFSRRLASLGLDFYLTENLTLETNFSHYEHKDSGMPGGFSMPLTNGVANFDVPSPVKDTKRGLEQSFGGNHLKTTTASVKLKYAPTENLVL; this is translated from the coding sequence ATGTGCTGCGCTTTTGATGTGCAGTGGTTTTTAAGTCAAGTTTTTGCTGTGCAAACGACAAAACTTGAGGGTATCGAAGTAAATTCAGTCAGTGACAACATCAGCGAGAGTGGCATCGATGAAGGAATTTTAAGCAAAAGAGTAGCCGCTGGTCCTTTGGCTGACAAAAAAGTTATAGATATGCCTTATCAAGTAAATACGATCTCAAAAGAGGTTCTTGATAATCAAGGTGTTCAAGGTTTTGAAGATGCAGTTAGGTATTTTCCTTCAGCACAAATTCAATATCGTGGCGGTGGCGATGTTGGTCGTCCGCAAACTCGTGGCTTTCAAGGCTCAGTCGCAGGTAACGTCCTTTGGGATGGTTTTTATGCTTCATCAACCACAGCTATACCTATGGCTATGTTTGAGAGCTTGCAAATCCAAAACGGACTTGCTGGCTCGCTTTATGGTGGTGCTACACCTTCTGGATATTTCCTCTACTCTCGCAAGCGCCCAGTCCCACTTCAAAACGTTATCTGGACTGATTACAGCTCAAGGTCAAATTTGGGCGTAGGTCTTGATACTTCAAACAAATTTGAAAAAGTTGGATATAGGGGTGTCTTTTACTATTCAGGCGGTGAAAAGAATGCTAAAGATAGTAAATTCTCTCGTCGCTTAGCCTCACTAGGACTTGATTTTTATCTTACAGAGAATTTGACACTTGAGACAAACTTTAGCCACTATGAGCATAAAGACTCAGGTATGCCAGGTGGATTTAGCATGCCATTAACAAACGGAGTAGCAAATTTTGACGTACCAAGCCCTGTAAAAGATACTAAAAGAGGACTTGAGCAGTCTTTTGGTGGTAATCACCTTAAAACAACGACAGCTAGTGTAAAACTAAAATACGCTCCAACAGAGAACTTGGTACTTTGA
- a CDS encoding 2-oxoacid:acceptor oxidoreductase family protein, which yields MKSQLRFVGVGGQGVILAGEILSAAKIKAGGYGVKASTYTSQVRGGPTKVDIILDEKEILYPYANEGEIDFMLATAQISYDAFKSGVKEGGAIVVEPNLVKVSDEDKKRWKIYEIPIISIAKDEVGNVITQSVVALGVAVAMSKCMDENLVREEMLASVPAKVKEANAKAYELGLKYAKELLK from the coding sequence ATGAAGTCACAATTAAGATTTGTTGGCGTTGGCGGACAGGGCGTCATACTAGCAGGCGAGATCCTCTCAGCTGCCAAAATAAAGGCAGGCGGATACGGCGTCAAGGCCTCTACCTACACATCTCAGGTGCGTGGTGGCCCAACAAAGGTCGATATCATACTTGATGAGAAAGAGATTTTATATCCTTATGCAAACGAGGGCGAGATAGATTTCATGCTAGCAACTGCGCAGATAAGCTACGATGCCTTTAAAAGTGGAGTGAAAGAGGGCGGTGCGATCGTTGTCGAGCCAAATTTGGTAAAAGTAAGCGATGAGGATAAAAAGCGCTGGAAAATTTATGAAATCCCTATCATCTCTATCGCAAAAGACGAGGTCGGAAATGTTATCACTCAAAGTGTTGTGGCTCTTGGCGTGGCTGTGGCGATGAGCAAGTGCATGGATGAAAATTTAGTGCGTGAAGAGATGCTAGCAAGCGTGCCAGCTAAGGTCAAAGAGGCAAATGCCAAAGCTTATGAGCTAGGTCTAAAATACGCAAAAGAGCTTTTAAAATAA